The following coding sequences are from one Nilaparvata lugens isolate BPH chromosome 6, ASM1435652v1, whole genome shotgun sequence window:
- the LOC111047571 gene encoding syntaxin-6: MTFEDPFFVVKEEVSKALNKTRGLYRRWVGLQEDIGANLSKDELEWTKTELRNALRSIEWDLEDLEDTIGIVEKNPSKFKIDNKELTSRKNFIEQTREEVKSMKETMNFSRGRDRDRASRQPLLESGGGGSSMSPMRAVSAHGTTKYSKLHNEMDSPQRGDGGAGGRGGVLEQHNQLLTAHDDQLEHISRSIGTLKTVSHQIGSEIDEQAVMLDDFAAELENTDSKLDSTMKKVAKVLHMSNDRRQWLAIGILSGILLLVIVLFIVL, encoded by the exons ATGACATTTGAGGATCCTTTTTTTGTTGTCAAGGA GGAAGTTTCGAAGGCCCTAAATAAAACGAGAGGACTGTACCGACGCTGGGTCGGGCTGCAGGAGGACATCGGAGCCAATCTCTCCAAGGACGAGCTAGAGTGGACCAAGACTGAGCTTCGCAATGCACTGCGCAGCATTGAGTGGGACCTTGAGGATCTCGAAGATACTATTG GTATCGTAGAGAAGaatccttcaaaattcaaaatcgatAACAAGGAATTGACAAGCCGAAAGAATTTCATCGAACAGACAAGAGAGGAAGTCAAG TCTATGAAAGAAACCATGAATTTCAGTAGAGGGCGTGACAGAGATAGAGCATCCAGACAA CCATTGTTGGAGAGTGGCGGCGGCGGCAGCAGCATGAGTCCAATGCGAGCGGTGAGTGCACACGGCACGACCAAGTACTCCAAGCTGCACAACGAGATGGACAGCCCACAGCGGGGGGATGGCGGCGCGGGGGGCAGGGGGGGAGTGCTGGAGCAGCACAATCAGCTGTTGACTGCCCACGACGATCAGCTGGAGCATATCAGCAGGTCGATCGGCACGCTCAAAACTGTGTCGCATCAGATCGGCTCTGAAATCGACGAGCAGGCTGT GATGCTTGATGATTTTGCAGCAGAACTAGAAAATACAGATTCAAAGTTGGACTCAACTATGAAGAAGGTGGCCAAGGTTCTTCACATGTCAAATG ACAGGAGACAATGGCTGGCGATTGGTATACTTTCAGGAATCCTGCTATTGGTCATTGTTCTGTTCATTGTGCTGTGA